Proteins from one Mycteria americana isolate JAX WOST 10 ecotype Jacksonville Zoo and Gardens chromosome 1, USCA_MyAme_1.0, whole genome shotgun sequence genomic window:
- the MRPL39 gene encoding large ribosomal subunit protein mL39 isoform X2: MAARWAARCLRGGREWRRFISTPTVSRLTSDEVIQMRNELFTKEKERQLSLYPRIEKIEVKYTGKSHPGSVFVMNKALSTPYNCAMHLSEWHCRKSVLALVDGEVWDMYRPLTKSCEIQFLTFKDEDPEEVNKAYWRSCAMIMACVLKRAFKDEYSVNLIKAPEVPVISGAFCYDVILDNRLNDWKPTNDNFHSLTRDARKLIDKDLPFETLHVEAKVAREMFQHNRYKMEMIERKASQNMEGIVTLHRFGDFVDVSEGPHIPRTSFCFQYEITAAHNLQTNQSELIRRFQGVSLPIHLKVTEEKYLEAAAECHEAKDGTEEGKTVSI; encoded by the exons atggcggcgcgctgggccgcccgctgcctgcggggcgggcgggagtGGCGCC GGTTCATCTCTACGCCGACTGTTTCTCGACTGACATCAGATGAAGTGATTCAGATGCGTAATGAGCTCTTTaccaaagagaaagagagacagttATCTCTGTATCCACGAATTGAGAAAATCGAAGTAAAATACACTGGGAAATCTCACCCTGGCAGCGTGTTTGTAATGAACAAAGCTTTGTCTACTCCATACAATTGTGCCATGC aCTTAAGTGAATGGCATTGCAGGAAATCTGTTCTAGCTCTTGTGGATGGTGAAGTGTGGGATATGTATAGACCCTTGACCAAATCATGTGAAATTCAGTTCCTTACTTTCAAAGATGAAGATCCAGAGGAAGTAAACAAG GCGTATTGGCGTTCCTGTGCCATGATCATGGCATGTGTGTTAAAGCGGGCGTTCAAAGATGAGTACTCAGTGAATCTAATTAAAGCTCCAGAAGTGCCAG TGATCTCTGGAGCTTTCTGTTATGATGTAATTTTGGACAATAGACTGAATGACTGGAAACCAACAAAC GACAACTTCCATTCTCTTACAAGGGATGCCAGAAAGCTAATTGATAAAGACCTGCCATTTGAAACACTGCATGTTGAAGCAAAAGTAGCACGTGAAATGTTTCAACATAACAG aTACAAAATGGAGATGATAGAACGAAAAGCTTCTCAGAATATGGAAGGAATTGTAACGTTACATAG GTTTGGTGACTTTGTAGATGTTAGTGAAGGCCCTCATATTCCAAGGACAAGTTTCTGTTTCCAGTATGAGATAACGGCAGCCCATAATCTTCAGACTAACCAATCTGAATTGATAAGGAGGTTCCAGGGTGTGTCCCTGCCAATCCATTTGAAG gtcactgaagaaaaatatttggaagcagcagcagaatgtcATGAGGCAAAAGATggaactgaagaaggaaaaactgtATCAATTTAA
- the MRPL39 gene encoding large ribosomal subunit protein mL39 isoform X1, whose product MAARWAARCLRGGREWRRFISTPTVSRLTSDEVIQMRNELFTKEKERQLSLYPRIEKIEVKYTGKSHPGSVFVMNKALSTPYNCAMHLSEWHCRKSVLALVDGEVWDMYRPLTKSCEIQFLTFKDEDPEEVNKAYWRSCAMIMACVLKRAFKDEYSVNLIKAPEVPVISGAFCYDVILDNRLNDWKPTNDNFHSLTRDARKLIDKDLPFETLHVEAKVAREMFQHNRYKMEMIERKASQNMEGIVTLHRFGDFVDVSEGPHIPRTSFCFQYEITAAHNLQTNQSELIRRFQGVSLPIHLKAHHTVWHKLLERSKRLVTEEKYLEAAAECHEAKDGTEEGKTVSI is encoded by the exons atggcggcgcgctgggccgcccgctgcctgcggggcgggcgggagtGGCGCC GGTTCATCTCTACGCCGACTGTTTCTCGACTGACATCAGATGAAGTGATTCAGATGCGTAATGAGCTCTTTaccaaagagaaagagagacagttATCTCTGTATCCACGAATTGAGAAAATCGAAGTAAAATACACTGGGAAATCTCACCCTGGCAGCGTGTTTGTAATGAACAAAGCTTTGTCTACTCCATACAATTGTGCCATGC aCTTAAGTGAATGGCATTGCAGGAAATCTGTTCTAGCTCTTGTGGATGGTGAAGTGTGGGATATGTATAGACCCTTGACCAAATCATGTGAAATTCAGTTCCTTACTTTCAAAGATGAAGATCCAGAGGAAGTAAACAAG GCGTATTGGCGTTCCTGTGCCATGATCATGGCATGTGTGTTAAAGCGGGCGTTCAAAGATGAGTACTCAGTGAATCTAATTAAAGCTCCAGAAGTGCCAG TGATCTCTGGAGCTTTCTGTTATGATGTAATTTTGGACAATAGACTGAATGACTGGAAACCAACAAAC GACAACTTCCATTCTCTTACAAGGGATGCCAGAAAGCTAATTGATAAAGACCTGCCATTTGAAACACTGCATGTTGAAGCAAAAGTAGCACGTGAAATGTTTCAACATAACAG aTACAAAATGGAGATGATAGAACGAAAAGCTTCTCAGAATATGGAAGGAATTGTAACGTTACATAG GTTTGGTGACTTTGTAGATGTTAGTGAAGGCCCTCATATTCCAAGGACAAGTTTCTGTTTCCAGTATGAGATAACGGCAGCCCATAATCTTCAGACTAACCAATCTGAATTGATAAGGAGGTTCCAGGGTGTGTCCCTGCCAATCCATTTGAAG GCTCACCACACCGTGTGGCACAAACTGCTGGAAAGATCGAAAAGGCTG gtcactgaagaaaaatatttggaagcagcagcagaatgtcATGAGGCAAAAGATggaactgaagaaggaaaaactgtATCAATTTAA